A segment of the Streptomyces sp. ITFR-21 genome:
GCACCTCAGGACTTCCAGGCCTACGGACAGCAGCCGGCCGGCATACCGCCGCTGGCGCACTGGGGTTGGCGCGTGCTCGCCACCCTCATCGACGGTGTCATCACCTACGTGGCCGACACGATCGTGCATGCGGTCGTGGGCGGCGGTGCCGGCGCGGCCCTCGGCAGCATCGTCGCGTTGGCCGTCTGGTTCGGCCTTGCCTACATGGAGGGTACGAAGGGACAGACCCCCGGCAAGATGGCGGCCGGTATACGGGTGCTGCGCGAGGCGGACGGCAGCCTGCTCGGGTTCGGCCTGGCCGTCGGCCGGCGCCTGCTGCACGTCCTGGACGCGATCTCCTGCTACGTCGGCTTCCTCTGGCCGCTGTGGGACAGCAAGAGGCAGACGTTCGCCGACAAGATCGTGCACACCGTCGTCATCAGGCCCTGACTTTGTCCCGCCGCCGGTTCTCCGGCATCCGAGAAGAAGGCCGCCCCGGCGAGGGGCGGCCTTCCGTCCGTGTCGGGCTCCTCGGCGGGAACCCCGCGGGTGCCTCGCGGGCCGACACCGGCGCTCCGACCGTCGGTTTCCGGCCATGTTGGTCGACAGGGCCCGCGCCTGAGGGGGCCCGCCCGCGTCGCGCGGAGACAGCGGGCCGGGCGGCGGCTCGGACACGGCGCGGCCGGGCCTTGCCCACGGCCGGTCGGCGGAGGTGTCAGCGGTCGTGGGTGATGGCGGCAGTGGAGACGCCAAGGGCCTCGGCGTAGCGGCGGATGGTGTCGTCACTGGCTCCGACGAGGCCGCGTTCCAGGCGGGAGAGATGGCCCCGGTCCAGGCCCGTTCTGGCCTGCATCTCCCGCAAGCTCACTTTCCGAGCTGTGCGGAGTGCTCTCATTGCCGCGCCGTTCGGTCTCACATCCTGAAATTAGCTGTACGCAGCTCAGGTCGCAACTATGCAAGCGAGTATAGAAGGCTCTTTCTCAGAGCTTTAAAACTCTTTAGCGGGCTTCAACACGGGTCTTCCTGCGTGTCGTCACGCAACCGGGGGGCCGCTTTCGGCGCTCTCCAACGCAGGTCAAAAGACCGAAAGACACCTACGTGGTTGCATGAACTAGGGCATGATGAGGCCCCATGGACGGAGACTGGGTGCGAGTGGGCAGAGCCGTGGAGACAGCACGTGAAGGCTTGGGGCTCACCCAAAAGGGGCTCGGCGAACTCGCCGACGGGGCCGGGCGGACGGTCATCCAGACCATCGAGCGCGGCCACAAGTTCAAGAAGGTGACCAAGACCCTGCGCAACGTCGAGCTCGCGCTGGGCTGGAAGCGGGGCTCGGTCGAGAACATCCTGGCCGGCGGTGACGCGCTGCCCTCCGACGAGTTGGCGGAGCGCAATTCGATCGGGCGATCGGCCCAGGGTGCCTACGCGGGACTGCCGCTCCGGGTGGCCAACACGCTCGCCGAGGGCGTCACCCTGGACACCACGATCCTGCCGCTCACCGACTACGCGGCGATGGTCGTCGTGGTCAAGGGCAAGCCGACCGCGACGCCCGAGCAGCTCCGGCTGGCGCTGCTGGCCTGGGAGGGCGAGAGGGGCTACCTGCGCCGGTCGCAGAGCCAGCCGGACGGCGCGCCGAGCACGCAGAGCGCCCCACAGGAGGCGTGAACCCGAGCACATCGCTGCGACAGAGCCCGCGAGCAGCTCGGTCCGGGCTCGGGCCTGATCCGCGTCCGGTGGGCGGAGCGGGGCTCTGGGCCGGGCTCCGGCCGGGCGGCGCCGGAGTTATCCACAACCCGACCGTTTTCGGTCCGCTCCGGTTCCCGCGTTTGTGGTTGCATGATCGGACCGTGCAGCAGGCCGACGGGAGAACGGGGGTGCCTCATGCATGCGATCCGGCACGCCCTTTCCATCACCGGCTCGATGACCTGGGAAATCACTCGGGCGCTGGTGCTCGGGTCCGTACTGTCGGCGGTCGTGCAGGCGGTCGTGCAGGCGGTCGTGCAGGCGGTCGTGCGCAAGTCGACCGTGGTACGGCTGCTCGGCGACGACCGGTCGCGGACACTGTCGGTGGCCTCACTTCTGGGGTCGGCGTCGTCGTCCTGTCTCGTACGCGGCGGTGGCGCTGGCCCGTTCCCTGATCGTCAAGGGCGCGGACTTCACCGGGGCGATCGCCTTCGAGATCGCCTCGACGAATCTGCCGGTCGAACTCGGCGTGATCCTCGCGCTCCTGATGGGGTGGCGGTTCACGGCGGCGGAGTTCATCGGCGGGCCGATCATGATCGTGGTGCTCGCGGTGCTGTTCCGGCTGCTGCTGCAGGACCGGTTGCTGCGGGATGCGCGGGAGCAGGCCGGCGCGGGGTGGCCGGGTCGATGGAGGGGCATGCCGCGACGGACATGTCGGTGGGCGGCGAGGGGCCGTTCCGGCGGCGGCTGCTGTCGCGGGACGGCTTCACCTCGGTGGCGCACGTGTTCGTGATGGAGTGGGCGGCGATCCTGCGCGACCTGGTCGCGGGGCTGCTGATCGCGGGGGCGATCGCCGCGTGGGTGCCCCGACGGCTTCTGGCGGACGTTCTTCTTCGACGGCCACCCGCTGGCGTCCAAGGTGTTCGGGCCGATCGTGGGACCGCCGGTCGCGGTGGTGTCCTTCGTCTGCTCGATCGGCGACGTGCCGTTGGCGGTGGTGCTGTGGAAGGGAGGCATCAGCTTCGGCGGGGTGGTGGCGTTCATCTTCGCGGATCTGCTGATCCTGCCGATCCTGAACGTCTACCGCCGGTACTACGGGCTGCGCACGACGGGGTTCCTCGCCGGCACCTTCTATGTGGCGATGGTGGCGGCCGGCTACCTCGCCGAGCTGGTCTTCGGCGGCGGCGGGCTGGTACCGGACCAGGCCGACGCCACCGTCCCGACCGACGGCGTCACCTGGAACTACACGACCTGGCTCACCATCGTCTTTTTGCTGCTGGCCGCCGCGCCGGTGGCGCGCTTCTGGTGGACCGGCGGGCTGCCCATGCTGCGGATGACGGGCGGCGCCCCTGCGGGGCCGGACAGCAGCCACCAGGAGCACCAAGGACACCGGGGCCACGAAGGACAGCGCGCAGACGGCGGGCACGACAGCCACGGCGGCGGGAGTGACCACCGTGGCCGGCCGGCCACGTAGCCTGGCGGCCGACGAGTCGACGGGGGGAGGTGAGGGCAGGGTGGCGCGCAGACCAGGGCGCAAGGCGCCGCCGTCGCCGCTGGAGCAGCGCGACGGGGTGGACGCGGTGTGCGTGCGCCTGCCGGGCGACACCCGTTCCCACGGGCAGCAGCGGCAGGCGGGCCGGGCCGGCCGCGGCGCGGCGACGGCCGACGGCCCGCCGCCGACCGTGGCCGCGTACCTGCTGGAGCGCTACGCCGCCGCCGTCGGGGCCGCAGAGGTGGCGGCGATGCTGGCGGCCGGCCGGTTCGTGGGCGCCGACGGGCGGCCGGTGGACGCGGGCACGCCGTACGAGCCCGGCGGGTATGTGTGGTTCCACCGGGACACGGCCCCCGAGCAGCCGGTGCCGTTCGCGATACGGGTGGTGCACCGCGACGCGCGGATCGTCGTCGCGGACAAGCCGCACTTCCTGGCCACCACGCCGCGCGGCCGGCACATCACGCAGACCGCGGTGGCCCGGTTGCGGCGGGACCTGGACCTGCCGCTGCTGTCGCCAGCGCACCGGCTGGACCGGCTGACCGCCGGGCTGGTGCTGTTCGTCGTACGGCCCGAGGACCGGGGGGCGTACCAGACGCTGTTCCGGGACCGGCGGGTCCGCAAGGAGTACGAGGCGGTCGCCGCGCACGATCCGGCGGTGGAGCTGCCGCGCACCATGCGTAGCCGGATCGTCAAGGAGCACGGGGTGCTGGCCGCCCGGGAGGTACCCGGGCCGGTCAACGCGGAGACCAGGATCGAGCTGCTGGGCCACCGCGGCGGGCTCGGCCGCTACCGGCTGCTCCCCGCCACGGGCCGCACCCATCAGCTGCGGGTGCACATGAGCGCGCTGGGCCTGCCGCTGCTGCACGATCCGCTCTACCCGGAGGTGGCGGAGGAGACGGCGGAGGACGACCCGGGCCGTTTCGATCGGCCGCTGCAACTGCTGGCGCGGGCGCTGGAGTTCACCGACCCCCGGACAGGACGGCCGGTGCGGTTCGAAAGTGCGCGGGAGCTGGCCGCGTGGGCGGCTCCCACCGTGCCCTGAGCCGCCCCGCCTCTGCCTCAGGCCGGGGCCCGCCCAGGCCCGGGGCAGAGGC
Coding sequences within it:
- a CDS encoding RDD family protein translates to MSENQPPPYGGVPEGQPPYGQNPYGQNPYGQDPYGQQPPYGQDPYGQNPYGQPQQPGPPSYPGGAPQDFQAYGQQPAGIPPLAHWGWRVLATLIDGVITYVADTIVHAVVGGGAGAALGSIVALAVWFGLAYMEGTKGQTPGKMAAGIRVLREADGSLLGFGLAVGRRLLHVLDAISCYVGFLWPLWDSKRQTFADKIVHTVVIRP
- a CDS encoding helix-turn-helix domain-containing protein; its protein translation is MRALRTARKVSLREMQARTGLDRGHLSRLERGLVGASDDTIRRYAEALGVSTAAITHDR
- a CDS encoding pseudouridine synthase, with the protein product MARRPGRKAPPSPLEQRDGVDAVCVRLPGDTRSHGQQRQAGRAGRGAATADGPPPTVAAYLLERYAAAVGAAEVAAMLAAGRFVGADGRPVDAGTPYEPGGYVWFHRDTAPEQPVPFAIRVVHRDARIVVADKPHFLATTPRGRHITQTAVARLRRDLDLPLLSPAHRLDRLTAGLVLFVVRPEDRGAYQTLFRDRRVRKEYEAVAAHDPAVELPRTMRSRIVKEHGVLAAREVPGPVNAETRIELLGHRGGLGRYRLLPATGRTHQLRVHMSALGLPLLHDPLYPEVAEETAEDDPGRFDRPLQLLARALEFTDPRTGRPVRFESARELAAWAAPTVP